Proteins from one Puntigrus tetrazona isolate hp1 chromosome 10, ASM1883169v1, whole genome shotgun sequence genomic window:
- the LOC122352797 gene encoding uncharacterized protein LOC122352797, whose amino-acid sequence MLSSVKLYAMAEVMRRFGRGAYKLLKPRKPPLLDKNGKPVTTEAYVAALINSPQLCEIRNDRVEAAKRPADLETPEGTVNTLFTCACGDVDSVKVPPDLHFGSVSNVPWTDLHGSKSKECPVHVSSWRSSCLGTLGNLPLLSSQLRKSIYKKTLRGFPNDYLWQFVCLTRAYSGTQDKGSPLYKSKSAYYDILDVSPSATYTQIKTAYYKQSFIFHPDKNAGSEEAVFRFSQISEAYSVLGNKALRRKYDRGILSQADLQGTSKEGPASGQQSRTRHVPSVGEAQQKIYNFDAFIKSHYREQLKREQESREHRKDFIRKEKELPESRMKEFAIGLMMVLSILIFLNI is encoded by the coding sequence ATGCTTTCTTCAGTCAAACTCTACGCAATGGCGGAGGTCATGAGACGGTTCGGGAGAGGGGCTTACAAGCTTTTAAAACCGAGAAAACCTCCACTTTTGGATAAGAACGGTAAACCGGTTACGACTGAAGCTTATGTTGCAGCTTTAATAAACTCTCCACAGCTCTGTGAGATTCGAAATGACCGTGTCGAAGCAGCTAAAAGACCGGCAGATCTGGAGACTCCAGAAGGGACTGTAAACACACTCTTCACCTGCGCTTGCGGCGATGTAGACAGCGTTAAAGTGCCGCCGGATCTCCATTTTGGAAGTGTTAGTAACGTTCCTTGGACTGACCTCCATGGATCGAAATCTAAGGAATGTCCAGTTCACGTGTCCTCCTGGAGGAGCTCGTGTTTGGGAACTCTCGGAAACCTCCCTCTCTTGTCTAGCCAGTTAAGGAAGTCCATCTATAAAAAGACTCTTCGTGGATTTCCAAATGATTATTTATGGCAGTTTGTGTGTTTAACCAGAGCTTATAGTGGCACACAGGATAAAGGCAGCCCATTATACAAATCAAAGTCTGCTTATTATGATATTTTGGATGTTTCTCCATCCGCCACTTACACGCAAATCAAGACTGCCTACTATAAACAGTCCTTCATATTTCACCCAGACAAGAACGCAGGGAGCGAGGAGGCCGTGTTCAGGTTTTCTCAGATCAGCGAGGCGTACAGCGTCCTGGGTAATAAGGCTCTGAGGAGGAAATATGACCGTGGGATCCTGAGTCAAGCTGACCTGCAGGGAACCAGCAAAGAGGGTCCAGCATCGGGGCAGCAAAGCAGAACCCGACACGTTCCGTCTGTTGGAGAAGCCCAGCAGAAAATCTACAATTTTGATGCCTTCATCAAATCACACTACAGAGAACAACTcaagagagagcaggagagccGGGAACACAGAAAAGACTTCATCAGGAAGGAAAAGGAGCTTCCCGAGAGCAGGATGAAGGAGTTTGCTATAGGGTTGATGATGGTTTTGTCAATTTTGATCTTCTTAAATATCTAG
- the kctd7 gene encoding BTB/POZ domain-containing protein KCTD7 produces the protein MQHNGAGETPNGEPPPLSFSAAAPLQMATSRVRRFAQEGRTVPPQPRVMVVFSAASDSEKKGDAMSGADTGEEEYRKPAIHVPNLNLGKSLRTLDAPEEFPEVIPLNVGGTYFTTRLSTLRRYEDTMLAAMFSGRHHIPRDAEGRYFIDRDGAYFGDILNFLREGELPQRDRVRAVHREAQYYAIGPLLESLEDTQPLTGEKVRQAFLDLLPYYKENLERIVEIAKLRAMQRKARFAKLKICVYKEEMPITPYERPLFNSLRFERSESEAKLFEHHCEVDVSFGPWEAVADVYDLLHCIVSDLAERGISADQQCIGVCDKHLINHYYCKRPIYEFKITWW, from the exons ATGCAGCATAATGGAGCAGGCGAAACCCCGAACGGAGAGCCGCCTCCGCTTTCCTTTAGCGCAGCAGCTCCGCTCCAAATGGCAACATCACGGGTGAGGAGGTTCGCGCAGGAGGGGCGGACGGTCCCTCCTCAGCCGAGAGTGATGGTGGTGTTTTCGGCTGCGAGTGACAGTGAGAAAAAGGGAGATGCGATGTCGGGCGCGGACACCGGGGAAGAGGAGTATCGCAAACCAGCCATACATGTCCCTAACCTTAATCTAGGGAAGTCCCTTCGCACCTTAGACGCACCTGAGGAG TTCCCAGAGGTCATCCCCCTAAATGTAGGAGGTACATATTTCACCACTCGGCTGTCCACTCTGCGACGTTATGAGGACACAATGCTGGCCGCCATGTTTAGTGGGCGCCACCACATTCCCAGGGATGCAGAGGGACGATATTTCATCGACCGAGACGGAGCGTATTTTGG GGACATTCTGAATTTCTTGCGAGAAGGAGAGCTTCCTCAGAGGGACCGTGTTCGTGCAGTGCACAGAGAAGCTCAGTATTATGCTATTGGGCCTCTTTTGGAAAGCCTGGAAGACACGCAGCCGCTTACTGGAGAGAAAGTGCGACAGGCTTTTCTAGATCTTTTGCCCTATTATAAag AAAATCTTGAGCGCATTGTGGAAATTGCAAAACTTCGTGCCATGCAGCGGAAGGCCCGTTTTGCAAAGCTGAAGATCTGCGTGTACAAGGAGGAGATGCCCATCACCCCTTATGAAAGACCGCTGTTCAATTCGCTGCGATTTGAGCGCTCAGAGAGCGAGGCCAAGCTGTTTGAGCACCATTGTGAGGTTGACGTGTCCTTCGGGCCCTGGGAGGCAGTGGCGGATGTCTATGACCTTCTTCACTGCATAGTAAGCGACCTGGCAGAGCGCGGCATCTCTGCTGACCAGCAATGTATCGGCGTGTGCGACAAACACCTCATCAACCACTACTACTGCAAAAGGCCAATCTACGAGTTTAAAATCACCTGGTGGTGA